One genomic region from Cyanobium usitatum str. Tous encodes:
- a CDS encoding bifunctional orotidine-5'-phosphate decarboxylase/orotate phosphoribosyltransferase: MGFFVKLTDAIADRQSLLVTGLDPNPEMLQSWAARRGLAGRSFLSQARHWIKAVIEATGPHVCAYKPSLGFYQALGPVGLELLLEVRDLVPRDLPLIIDAKHGDLNSSSALAHYLFKDLGADAVTLSPLAGQDIAAPFLLYPDKAVVMTCHSSNQAARQIQHYPNEETPLYLQIVRETQLWATPDQLLLEVGTSDPQILARVRAEAPERFLILRSLWGEEEKLDAMLQAGLGAAADGLLLPLPQNLLVEDDMASRAEALKLQITAKRHQWLENHEKGNPETCALWLPEQQPSADPLESLIVDLFDIGCLLFGDYVQASGAVFNYYVDLRQIISDPNLFHRVLHAYAGKLQGLKFDRIAGIPYGSLPTATGLSLQLHKPLIYPRKEVKAHGARRLIEGDFEEGDRVVVVDDILITGGSVLEGIGKLESSGLKVQDVVVFIDHGGDHDRRARERLAAAGYNCHSVLDIAQITAVLQRAGRLSDAQAASLGSAHADSAQP, encoded by the coding sequence ATGGGCTTCTTCGTAAAACTCACCGACGCCATCGCCGACCGCCAGTCGCTGCTGGTGACCGGGCTTGATCCCAACCCGGAGATGCTGCAGAGCTGGGCAGCGCGGCGGGGCCTGGCGGGCCGCTCCTTCCTCAGCCAGGCCCGCCACTGGATCAAGGCGGTTATCGAGGCCACAGGGCCCCATGTGTGCGCCTACAAGCCCAGCCTTGGCTTTTATCAGGCCCTGGGACCGGTGGGACTGGAGCTGCTGCTGGAGGTGCGCGACCTGGTGCCCCGCGATCTTCCCCTGATCATCGACGCCAAACACGGCGATCTCAACTCCTCCTCGGCCCTGGCCCACTACCTGTTTAAAGATCTGGGCGCCGATGCGGTGACCCTCTCACCCCTGGCTGGCCAGGACATCGCTGCCCCCTTCCTGCTCTATCCAGACAAGGCCGTGGTGATGACCTGCCACAGCTCGAACCAGGCGGCGCGCCAGATCCAGCACTACCCGAATGAGGAGACACCGCTCTACCTGCAGATTGTGCGGGAGACCCAGCTGTGGGCCACCCCCGACCAGCTGCTGCTGGAGGTGGGCACCAGTGATCCGCAAATCCTGGCGCGGGTGCGGGCCGAAGCGCCCGAGCGCTTTTTGATCCTGCGCAGCCTTTGGGGAGAAGAGGAAAAGCTCGACGCCATGCTGCAGGCCGGCCTGGGGGCCGCCGCCGATGGGCTGCTGCTGCCCCTACCTCAAAACCTGCTGGTAGAAGACGACATGGCCAGCCGAGCCGAGGCGCTCAAGCTGCAGATCACGGCTAAGCGGCACCAGTGGCTGGAAAATCACGAAAAGGGCAACCCAGAAACCTGTGCCCTGTGGCTCCCTGAGCAGCAACCAAGCGCCGACCCACTCGAGAGCCTGATCGTTGATCTCTTCGACATCGGCTGCCTGCTATTCGGCGATTACGTGCAAGCCTCGGGCGCGGTCTTCAACTACTACGTCGATCTGCGCCAGATAATCTCCGACCCAAACCTGTTCCACCGAGTCCTCCACGCCTATGCCGGCAAGCTGCAGGGCCTCAAATTTGACCGCATCGCCGGCATCCCCTACGGCTCCCTGCCCACCGCCACTGGGCTTTCGCTGCAACTGCACAAGCCGCTGATCTATCCCCGCAAGGAGGTCAAGGCCCACGGCGCCCGGCGCCTGATCGAGGGCGATTTCGAGGAGGGCGACCGGGTGGTGGTGGTAGACGACATTTTGATCACCGGCGGCAGCGTCCTTGAGGGCATCGGCAAGTTGGAGAGCTCGGGCCTGAAGGTGCAGGACGTGGTGGTGTTCATCGACCATGGCGGCGACCATGACCGCCGCGCCCGGGAGCGGCTGGCGGCGGCCGGCTACAACTGCCATTCCGTGCTGGACATTGCCCAAATCACCGCTGTGCTGCAGCGGGCCGGCCGACTCAGCGATGCCCAGGCGGCGAGCCTCGGCTCGGCCCATGCCGACTCAGCCCAGCCGTGA
- a CDS encoding acetate/propionate family kinase, with protein sequence MTHALVVNTGSSSVKLALCDPSGRRLWQEQRSWGLPQADSGGQQLAELLEQWLSPLLAALEPLPQLVIHRIVHGGARFSAPTLLSPQVLAELANLVPLAPLHNGPALEAITWLQDQLEGQLEGSAIQQWACFDTAFHASLSEAAATYAIPAPWRQQGLRRFGFHGLNHQHVGETVAAREPDIRRLISCQLGAGCSLCAIEIDPQGQPRSVDTTMGFTPLEGLVMASRSGSVDPGLLLHLLRQGVGVSELDTALNRQSGLLGLSELSGDMRELRLQAGEGHRGAQLAIAVFRHRLLQGIGAMAASLGGVQAIALSGGIGEHDDALATELEQALAWLPGLRWLRVAADEEGLMVRLIAKSCVTSRRTGQWLA encoded by the coding sequence ATGACCCACGCCCTGGTGGTGAACACGGGCAGCTCCAGCGTCAAGCTGGCCCTCTGCGATCCGAGCGGCCGACGGCTCTGGCAAGAGCAGCGCAGCTGGGGGCTTCCCCAGGCCGATTCGGGCGGCCAGCAGCTGGCTGAACTCTTGGAGCAGTGGCTCTCCCCCCTGCTCGCGGCCCTTGAGCCCCTACCCCAGCTTGTAATTCACCGGATCGTGCACGGTGGTGCCCGCTTCAGCGCTCCCACCCTGCTGAGCCCGCAGGTGCTGGCGGAGCTGGCAAATCTGGTGCCCCTGGCCCCACTGCACAACGGCCCAGCGCTGGAGGCCATCACCTGGCTGCAAGACCAGCTGGAGGGTCAACTGGAGGGCAGTGCGATCCAGCAGTGGGCCTGCTTCGACACCGCCTTCCACGCCAGCCTCAGCGAAGCTGCCGCCACCTACGCCATACCGGCACCCTGGCGCCAGCAGGGCCTGCGCCGCTTTGGCTTCCACGGCCTCAACCACCAGCACGTGGGCGAAACGGTGGCGGCCCGTGAGCCAGACATACGCCGCCTGATCAGCTGCCAGCTCGGCGCCGGCTGCTCCCTCTGCGCGATCGAAATCGATCCCCAGGGCCAGCCGCGCAGCGTCGACACCACGATGGGTTTCACGCCGCTGGAGGGGCTGGTGATGGCCAGCCGCAGCGGCAGCGTGGATCCAGGGCTGCTGCTGCACCTGCTGCGCCAGGGGGTGGGCGTCTCCGAACTAGATACGGCCCTAAACCGCCAAAGCGGCCTGCTGGGGTTATCCGAGCTCAGCGGAGACATGCGCGAGCTGCGCCTCCAGGCTGGCGAGGGCCACCGCGGCGCCCAGCTGGCAATTGCGGTGTTCCGCCACCGGCTGCTGCAAGGGATTGGGGCCATGGCAGCCAGCCTGGGAGGCGTGCAGGCCATCGCCCTCAGCGGCGGCATCGGCGAACACGACGACGCCCTCGCCACCGAACTTGAGCAGGCCCTGGCCTGGTTGCCGGGGCTGCGCTGGCTGCGGGTGGCCGCCGATGAGGAAGGGTTGATGGTGCGGCTGATTGCAAAGAGCTGTGTCACCAGCCGGCGGACAGGCCAATGGCTGGCTTAG
- a CDS encoding Na/Pi cotransporter family protein, with amino-acid sequence MTLSGSSLFNAAGGLGLFLLGMGLMTEALRSLAGNSLRQALLRFTRSPWSGAAAGAIGTALVQSSTATTVATVGFVSAGLLSFQASLGIIFGANVGSTGLGWLVALFGIKFELAGVMVPLLLVGACLRLLGRGRQALLGQALAGLALLFLGIDALQEALAGQGLLLDPARFDASLPGGRLQLLLLGLLSTVITQSSGAGVATTLAALASGVIGLPQACALVIGMDVGTTVTAVMASLGASLSARRTAAAHVIFNLLTAIGAFLLLPAYLALLRLGWPALSQQDPEFALTAFHTGFNLLGVLLVLPFTAPFAALIRRVVPQGEGRLIDDLADTPPADPAAAIGLARQSLEGCLLEMLQLLSDGLARGNGRPASGAQRLAVLQADLDRLQLYLDQIHLAPGPRPGSDEAAREALLHLLHGLDHLQRLHERCEEEQDRLRTAATSSSLAGERQKLLAALEQLPGLVQQGSWAQASALVSACAQAVQRRDGSYRQEVLAAVARGELDVDAGTARLEAIRWLQRVSQHLGRASYHLGGSGLH; translated from the coding sequence ATGACGCTCTCCGGCAGTTCCCTGTTCAACGCTGCCGGCGGCCTGGGACTGTTTTTGCTGGGTATGGGACTGATGACGGAGGCCTTGCGCAGCTTGGCGGGCAACAGCCTGCGTCAGGCCCTGCTGCGCTTCACCCGATCTCCCTGGAGCGGTGCCGCCGCGGGGGCGATCGGCACGGCCCTAGTGCAATCTTCAACCGCCACCACCGTGGCCACGGTGGGGTTTGTCAGCGCTGGGCTGCTCAGCTTCCAGGCCTCGCTGGGGATCATCTTCGGGGCCAACGTGGGCAGCACGGGCCTGGGCTGGCTGGTGGCCCTTTTCGGCATCAAGTTTGAGCTGGCCGGGGTGATGGTACCGCTGCTGCTGGTGGGGGCCTGCTTGCGGCTGCTGGGCCGCGGCCGCCAGGCGCTGCTGGGTCAGGCCTTGGCTGGGCTAGCGCTGCTGTTTTTGGGTATCGACGCGCTGCAGGAGGCGCTGGCTGGTCAGGGGTTGCTGCTTGATCCGGCCCGCTTTGATGCATCCCTGCCGGGGGGGCGGCTGCAGTTGCTGCTGCTCGGTCTGCTCAGCACGGTGATCACCCAATCTTCGGGGGCGGGGGTGGCCACCACCCTGGCGGCCTTGGCGAGCGGGGTTATTGGCCTGCCCCAGGCCTGTGCCCTGGTGATCGGCATGGATGTGGGAACTACCGTCACCGCCGTGATGGCCTCGCTTGGCGCCAGCCTCAGCGCCCGCCGCACCGCGGCGGCTCATGTGATCTTCAACCTCCTCACCGCCATCGGGGCCTTCCTGCTGCTGCCGGCTTACCTGGCGCTGCTACGGCTGGGTTGGCCGGCCCTGAGCCAGCAGGACCCTGAATTTGCTCTCACCGCTTTCCACACCGGTTTCAACCTGCTTGGTGTGCTGCTTGTGCTGCCGTTCACCGCGCCATTTGCCGCCCTGATCCGGCGGGTGGTGCCGCAGGGGGAGGGACGCCTGATCGATGATCTGGCTGACACGCCCCCGGCCGATCCCGCTGCCGCCATCGGCCTGGCCCGCCAGTCCCTGGAGGGGTGTCTGCTGGAAATGCTCCAGTTGCTGAGCGATGGGCTGGCTAGGGGCAACGGCAGGCCCGCCTCAGGCGCTCAGCGGCTGGCTGTGCTGCAGGCCGATTTAGATCGACTCCAGCTTTATCTCGATCAGATCCATCTAGCGCCGGGGCCGCGTCCGGGCAGCGATGAAGCGGCAAGGGAGGCCCTGCTCCACCTGCTGCATGGTCTTGATCATCTGCAGCGATTACATGAGCGTTGTGAAGAGGAGCAGGATCGCCTGCGCACCGCAGCCACAAGCTCGAGTTTGGCTGGCGAGCGCCAGAAGCTCCTGGCCGCCCTTGAGCAGCTGCCCGGGCTGGTGCAGCAGGGCAGCTGGGCTCAAGCCAGCGCCCTGGTTAGTGCCTGTGCCCAGGCCGTACAACGCCGCGACGGGTCATACCGCCAGGAGGTGCTGGCTGCGGTGGCCAGGGGCGAGCTCGATGTCGATGCCGGCACAGCCCGGCTGGAGGCGATTCGCTGGCTGCAGCGGGTGAGCCAGCACCTAGGGCGGGCCAGCTATCACCTCGGTGGCTCAGGGCTGCACTAG
- the pyrC gene encoding dihydroorotase, whose product MPSQQLSLRQPDDWHVHLRDGSMLQAVALATARQFARAIVMPNLSPPITTAAAAEAYRRRIREALPDGSRFEPLLTAYLTDAIDPAEIERGFRQGAWVACKLYPAHATTNSAAGVSSIEALTPVFDTLERIGMPLLIHGEVTSADIDIFDREAVFIERHLAPLLARHPGLKVVLEHITTSDAVDFVRSGPANLAATITPHHLHINRNAMFAGGLRPDLYCLPVAKRELHRIALRGAATSGNPKFFLGTDSAPHARTAKEAACGCAGIFNAPFALESYAAVFEQEHALERLEAFASEFGPRFYGLPLNEATVTLERQPLEVPSRLHLNDAAGTAVELVPFHAGETLPWRLVQP is encoded by the coding sequence ATGCCGAGCCAGCAGCTGAGCCTGCGTCAACCCGATGACTGGCATGTGCATCTGCGGGATGGCTCCATGCTCCAGGCCGTCGCCCTGGCTACGGCCCGCCAATTCGCCCGGGCGATCGTGATGCCAAATCTGAGCCCGCCTATCACCACTGCGGCGGCAGCCGAGGCCTATCGCCGCCGCATCCGCGAAGCCTTGCCCGACGGCAGTCGCTTCGAACCACTGCTGACGGCATACCTCACCGACGCCATCGACCCCGCTGAGATCGAACGGGGCTTCCGCCAGGGGGCCTGGGTGGCCTGCAAGCTCTATCCCGCCCATGCCACCACCAATTCCGCCGCCGGCGTCAGCTCAATCGAGGCGCTCACGCCCGTGTTCGACACCCTCGAGCGCATCGGCATGCCCCTGCTGATCCACGGCGAGGTCACCAGCGCTGACATCGACATCTTCGATCGCGAGGCGGTGTTCATCGAGCGGCACCTGGCCCCCCTGCTGGCACGCCACCCGGGGCTGAAGGTGGTGCTCGAGCACATCACCACCAGTGATGCGGTCGATTTCGTGCGCAGCGGCCCGGCCAATCTGGCCGCCACGATCACGCCCCACCACCTGCACATCAACCGCAACGCCATGTTTGCCGGCGGCCTGCGGCCCGACCTCTACTGCCTGCCGGTGGCCAAGCGGGAACTGCACCGCATCGCCCTGCGGGGCGCCGCCACCTCCGGCAACCCGAAGTTTTTCCTGGGTACCGATTCCGCACCCCACGCCCGCACTGCCAAGGAAGCGGCCTGCGGCTGCGCTGGCATTTTCAATGCCCCATTTGCGTTGGAGAGCTACGCGGCGGTTTTTGAGCAGGAGCATGCCCTGGAGAGGCTGGAGGCCTTCGCCTCGGAGTTTGGGCCCCGGTTTTACGGGCTACCGCTCAACGAGGCCACGGTCACCCTGGAGCGGCAGCCCCTGGAGGTGCCCAGCCGGCTCCACCTAAATGATGCGGCCGGCACCGCCGTCGAACTGGTGCCCTTCCATGCTGGAGAAACCCTGCCCTGGCGGCTAGTGCAGCCCTGA
- a CDS encoding DUF3136 domain-containing protein: protein MTVAPKPTIGALEAGYSGCCKALRLLIREGRSLEAIKRTVAWDRLSLLHSCLPTRYKEPDYLYALLKREVTEAV from the coding sequence ATGACCGTTGCCCCCAAGCCCACGATCGGAGCATTGGAAGCTGGTTACTCCGGCTGCTGTAAGGCCCTGCGGCTACTGATCCGGGAAGGGCGCAGCTTGGAGGCGATCAAGCGCACCGTGGCCTGGGACCGACTCAGCCTGCTCCACTCCTGCCTACCCACCCGCTACAAGGAACCCGATTACCTCTACGCCCTGCTCAAACGGGAGGTGACCGAAGCGGTGTGA
- a CDS encoding helix-turn-helix domain-containing protein, which translates to MNLTQLEQRSGYSRRNLQLAFSKRFGCGPIQWIRRQRLGLARQHLLNPSPRDSVAGISSKLGFSNLSSFSRDFHNTYGIRPSEMLREGRRLHG; encoded by the coding sequence ATCAATCTCACCCAGCTGGAGCAGCGCAGCGGCTATTCGAGGCGCAACCTGCAGCTCGCCTTCAGCAAGCGCTTCGGTTGCGGACCAATCCAATGGATCCGCCGCCAGCGCCTTGGCCTGGCCCGGCAGCACCTGCTCAACCCCTCGCCAAGGGACAGCGTTGCCGGCATCTCCTCAAAACTGGGCTTTAGCAACCTCTCCTCCTTCAGCCGCGACTTCCACAACACCTACGGCATTCGCCCCTCAGAGATGTTGCGTGAAGGGCGGCGCCTACACGGCTAA
- a CDS encoding DUF7219 family protein: MADGLSSPMEPHSAYRGSDWTPQRLMFHQNLESFAERVGLVVGLQSNGKVSQEQAYAEIRRIWKDLKDSKDTLLKLPKQS; encoded by the coding sequence ATGGCCGACGGCCTGAGCTCGCCCATGGAACCCCATTCCGCCTACCGGGGCTCCGATTGGACTCCTCAGCGTTTGATGTTTCACCAAAACTTAGAATCATTTGCCGAGAGGGTTGGGCTTGTGGTGGGCCTGCAAAGCAATGGCAAGGTGAGTCAGGAGCAGGCCTACGCCGAAATCCGCCGCATCTGGAAGGATCTCAAGGACAGCAAGGACACCCTGCTCAAGCTCCCGAAGCAGAGCTGA
- a CDS encoding CorA family divalent cation transporter gives MLRPTPGALNSHLLEERPANLPVHLYVSGGRHQSCFSAVLFEPDGPRLISLHNPAELLPLQELGYPIWLRVMGLGDPGAVEAMLDIVQVPRMLLPPLLEVPQRSRVDGLGEAVIVVLHRLSFARDPLHLLSSQVGLLLLPNLLVTFEEAPAGESFPELTVWLESRVGAVEHRDLDDILHFLVDELLDALFPMLEQIANRLDDLEEAALRDPKPKLLARAFVHRSNLRTIRNQVWPLRHQIRVLLRQRQQLLGADALVGFQEMADLVELLFENCELLRHQCDAITQAYAASVGNRMNQVMKTLTILTSIFAPLTFIAGIYGMNFANMPELRWHLGYFYCLLLMSIVAVIQTCWLWRRGWFADWTAPR, from the coding sequence GTGCTGCGCCCCACCCCTGGTGCTCTGAATTCCCACCTGCTGGAGGAGCGGCCTGCCAATTTGCCGGTCCACCTCTACGTCTCTGGCGGGCGGCACCAGAGTTGTTTCAGCGCCGTGTTGTTTGAGCCAGACGGCCCCCGGCTGATTTCCCTGCACAACCCTGCCGAACTTTTGCCTTTGCAGGAGCTCGGCTATCCAATCTGGCTGCGGGTGATGGGCCTGGGCGATCCAGGGGCAGTTGAGGCCATGCTCGACATCGTCCAAGTGCCTCGCATGTTGCTGCCTCCCCTGCTGGAGGTGCCCCAGCGCTCGCGGGTTGATGGGCTAGGGGAGGCCGTGATCGTGGTGCTGCACCGGCTCAGCTTTGCGCGTGATCCCTTGCATCTGCTCAGCTCCCAGGTGGGTTTGCTGCTGCTGCCCAACCTGCTGGTCACCTTTGAGGAGGCGCCGGCGGGGGAGTCGTTTCCGGAGCTCACCGTCTGGCTGGAATCCAGGGTGGGTGCGGTGGAGCATCGCGACCTAGATGACATTCTCCACTTCCTGGTGGATGAGTTGCTCGATGCCCTTTTCCCCATGCTTGAGCAGATCGCCAATCGCCTCGACGACCTGGAAGAAGCGGCCCTGCGGGACCCCAAGCCGAAGTTATTGGCCCGGGCTTTTGTGCATCGCAGCAACCTGCGCACGATTCGCAACCAGGTGTGGCCCCTGCGCCACCAGATCCGGGTGCTGTTGCGCCAAAGGCAGCAGCTACTCGGCGCCGATGCTCTGGTTGGCTTCCAGGAGATGGCCGATCTGGTGGAGTTGCTGTTTGAAAACTGTGAGTTGTTGCGCCACCAATGTGATGCCATCACCCAGGCCTATGCGGCCAGTGTGGGCAACAGGATGAACCAGGTGATGAAAACCCTCACCATCCTCACCAGCATCTTCGCGCCGCTCACCTTCATCGCTGGGATCTATGGCATGAACTTCGCCAACATGCCTGAGCTGCGTTGGCATCTGGGCTACTTCTACTGTCTGCTGTTGATGTCAATCGTGGCCGTAATTCAGACCTGCTGGCTGTGGCGCCGTGGTTGGTTTGCGGATTGGACGGCACCGCGCTGA
- a CDS encoding PstS family phosphate ABC transporter substrate-binding protein: MRFSWLPLALLSLLPLGVAKAATPAPLRIGGSSTVFPVMQAAVQAYQKAGANRQVRFELKETGTSAGFRQFCSGQLFLANASRPISAKELRACAAKGVSFLELPIGFDAITVVVNPKNTWASRITTGELSRLWSQAAAGKVTRWSQVNLDWPDRPIRLCGPGKDSGTFDYFNKAINGNDKNSRSDVFTSENDNDLVACVAGNPDALGYFGYAYFQANSKRLKALSVVGSKGPAYPSPQSVQKESYVPLSRPLFIYVNDQALRSQPELRKFVTYTMQNGLKLVKQAGYIPMPSSTYRLVESKLYLQVLGTAFGGDLPVGLTTGQALQRSLDSIKKSEFR; encoded by the coding sequence TTGCGCTTTTCCTGGCTTCCCCTGGCTCTCCTGTCGCTGTTGCCCCTGGGAGTTGCCAAGGCGGCGACCCCGGCTCCGCTGCGCATCGGCGGCTCCAGCACAGTGTTTCCGGTGATGCAGGCAGCTGTTCAGGCTTATCAAAAAGCTGGTGCTAACCGCCAGGTGCGCTTTGAGCTCAAGGAAACGGGCACCTCTGCCGGCTTCCGCCAGTTCTGCAGCGGGCAGCTTTTCCTGGCTAACGCCTCCCGCCCCATCAGCGCCAAGGAGCTCAGGGCTTGTGCCGCCAAAGGGGTGAGCTTCCTTGAGCTGCCGATTGGTTTTGATGCGATCACGGTGGTGGTCAACCCTAAAAACACCTGGGCCAGCCGCATCACCACCGGCGAGCTCTCCCGCCTCTGGAGCCAGGCGGCTGCTGGCAAGGTGACTCGCTGGAGCCAGGTGAACCTGGATTGGCCTGATCGCCCGATTCGCCTATGTGGCCCTGGCAAGGATTCTGGCACATTTGACTATTTCAATAAGGCTATAAATGGCAATGATAAAAATTCCCGTTCTGATGTATTTACTAGTGAAAATGACAACGATCTGGTTGCCTGCGTAGCTGGCAACCCTGATGCTCTTGGCTACTTTGGCTATGCCTACTTCCAAGCCAACAGCAAGCGACTAAAGGCCCTCAGCGTTGTAGGCAGTAAGGGTCCTGCCTATCCGTCACCACAGTCGGTTCAAAAGGAGAGCTATGTGCCCCTATCTAGGCCTCTCTTTATCTATGTGAACGATCAGGCATTGCGCAGCCAGCCCGAACTGCGTAAATTTGTTACCTACACAATGCAAAATGGTTTGAAGCTGGTCAAGCAGGCGGGATATATCCCCATGCCTTCCAGTACCTACCGCCTGGTGGAAAGCAAGCTCTACCTCCAAGTGCTGGGCACGGCTTTTGGCGGCGATTTACCGGTGGGTCTTACCACCGGCCAAGCTTTGCAGCGCAGCCTAGATAGCATTAAGAAATCAGAATTCCGTTGA
- a CDS encoding CHAD domain-containing protein produces the protein MVLMDRCRGLASGAFARELVQKQVAKLVQLQAPVASGEGSEPLHQMRVAMRRLRTTLIQFESALQLPAAVNDQRLAKWVRRLGLARDLDVLRERLEDGFLPQLPAAELKALRPVLRQLRRERQLAHGHVVEVLQSRSYLEGLAQLQRWLKEPAFTSLGEQPISQWVLEWQGPAVSGLFLHPGWQISKDSVQKNPAETEQLHELRRQLKQVRYLLENLAALQGAATEPWISRFKQGQELLGEWNDLQVLQSAIHDQVPGRFEDTLPQLEWLLVQHQRHCWLQWRELVDELLPQRQRRRLRLALLAEPLPAGPRSWLGAGLRHALAWLG, from the coding sequence ATGGTGTTGATGGATCGCTGCCGCGGTTTGGCCAGTGGTGCCTTTGCGCGGGAGCTGGTGCAGAAACAGGTCGCCAAGCTGGTGCAATTGCAGGCGCCGGTTGCGTCAGGAGAGGGCAGCGAGCCGCTGCATCAGATGCGGGTAGCAATGCGTCGGCTGCGCACCACCTTGATTCAGTTTGAGTCGGCCCTGCAGTTGCCAGCTGCTGTTAATGATCAGCGCCTGGCCAAATGGGTGCGCCGTTTGGGGCTGGCCCGGGATCTAGATGTTTTACGCGAACGCCTCGAAGATGGCTTCCTGCCCCAATTGCCGGCAGCGGAGCTGAAGGCCCTGCGCCCAGTTCTCAGGCAGTTGCGCCGCGAGCGTCAGCTAGCCCACGGCCATGTGGTGGAGGTGTTGCAAAGCCGCTCCTACCTAGAGGGGTTGGCTCAGCTTCAGCGCTGGCTGAAGGAGCCCGCCTTCACTTCGCTTGGTGAGCAACCGATTTCACAGTGGGTGCTGGAGTGGCAGGGGCCCGCAGTTTCGGGTCTTTTTCTGCATCCGGGTTGGCAGATCAGCAAGGATTCAGTTCAAAAGAATCCTGCTGAAACCGAGCAGTTGCATGAGCTGCGCCGCCAGCTCAAGCAGGTGCGTTATCTGCTGGAGAATCTTGCTGCCTTGCAAGGTGCCGCTACGGAACCCTGGATTAGCCGCTTCAAGCAGGGCCAGGAGTTGCTGGGGGAGTGGAATGATCTGCAGGTGCTGCAAAGCGCCATCCACGACCAGGTGCCAGGACGGTTTGAAGACACCTTGCCCCAACTGGAGTGGCTGCTTGTGCAACACCAACGCCATTGCTGGCTGCAGTGGCGCGAGCTGGTGGATGAGTTGTTGCCTCAACGCCAGCGCCGCCGTCTGCGGCTTGCTTTGCTGGCGGAGCCGCTGCCTGCTGGGCCGCGATCTTGGCTTGGTGCTGGTTTAAGGCACGCCCTGGCCTGGCTTGGCTAG